The following proteins are encoded in a genomic region of Cygnus olor isolate bCygOlo1 chromosome 11, bCygOlo1.pri.v2, whole genome shotgun sequence:
- the RNF111 gene encoding E3 ubiquitin-protein ligase Arkadia isoform X1, with protein MEAAADLAARRRRGAAHLAPGPPRERPFLKLSMSKWTPECNIVYTLKADMKSEVPSDAPKRQESLKGILLNPEPIGAAKSFPAEVEMIASKVGNEFSHLCGDSQKQKEMNGNRTDPDKSIVVRKKRKSQQAGPSYTQNCPDKENQGILGLRQHLETQSEDNDSSFSDCISSPSSSLHFGDSDTVTSEEEKDAPVRHPQAVLNTTSRTHSARSQKWPRTEADSVPGLLMKRPCFHSSSLRRLPYRKRFVKTSSSQRTQNQKERILMQRKKREVLARRKYALLPSSSSSSENDLSSESSSSSSTEGEEDLFVSTGENHQNNTAVPSGSIDEDVVVIEASSTPQVTANEEINVTSTDSEVEIVTVGESYRSRSTLGHSRSHWGQSSSSHAARPQEQRNRSRISTVIQPLRQNAAEVVDLTVDEDEPTVVPTTSARVEPQVVSSASSNSSSTSTSEQASDAAPNVSNSQPSAAPETTSSLPNSSIAGSSAGDDTRRTASNTTLETGPPAMPRLPSCCPQHSPCGGSSQNHHALGHPHTSCFQQHGHHFHHHHHHNPHPAVPLSPSFSDSSCPVERPPPVPAPCGASSSSGTSYHDQQALPVDLSSNGIRSHGSGAFHGTSAFDPCCPGSSSRTAIYGHQAGAGPSQSITIDGYGSSMVAQPQPQPPPQASLSSCRHYMHSPYASLTRPLHHQASACPHSHGNPPPQPQPPPQVDYVIPHPVHPFHPSISSHASSHPVPPPPPTHPLASAAAPIPQHLPAAHQPISHHIPATAPPAQRLHPHEVIQRMEVQRRRMMQHPTRAHERPPPHPHRMHPNYGHGHHIHVPQTMSSHPRQAPERSAWELGIEAGVTAATYPPGPLHPHLAHYHAPPRLHHLQIGALPLMVPDMAGYPHIRYISSGLDGTSFRGPFRGNFEELIHLEERLGNVNRGATQGTIERCTYPHKYKKVTTDWFSQRKLHCKQDGEEGTEEDTEEKCTICLSILEEGEDVRRLPCMHLFHQVCVDQWLITNKKCPICRVDIEAQLPSES; from the exons gcCTTTCTTAAAACTTTCCATGTCTAAATGGACTCCTGAATGTAATATAGTTTATACTCTAAAAGCGGATATGAAGAGTGAAGTTCCTTCTGATGCGCCAAAGAGACAGGAGAGTCTGAAGGGGATCCTCTTGAACCCTGAGCCTATTGGGGCAGCCAAAAGCTTCCCTGCAGAAGTTGAGATGATTGCCAGTAAAGTAGGGAATGAGTTCTCTCACTTATGTGGTGATTctcaaaagcagaaggaaatgaatggCAACCGTACAGACCCAGACAAAAGTATTGTGGTGCGAAAAAAAcgcaagagccagcaggctggtcCTTCATATACTCAAAATTGTCCTGATAAAGAAAACCAAGGCATCTTAGGATTAAGACAGCATCTAGAAACACAGAGTGAAGACAATGACTCTTCTTTTAGTGACTGTATCTCTTCACCTTCATCCAGCCTACATTTTGGAGACTCTGACACAGTAacatctgaagaagaaaaagatgctcCTGTAAGACACCCTCAGGCAGTGTTGAATACTACAAGTAGAACTCATAGTGCAAGGTCACAAAAGTGGCCTCGGACTGAGGCAGACTCTGTACCTGGGTTATTAATGAAAAGGCCCTGTTTTCACAGCAGTTCTTTGAGAAGACTTCCATATAGAAAGAGATTTGTGAAAACCAGTTCCTCACAGCGGACACAGAACCAAAAAGAACGAATTttaatgcagaggaaaaaacgGGAAGTGTTAGCTCGAAGAAAGTATGCTTTACTACCCAGCTCTAGCAGTTCAAGTGAGAATGATCTCAGTAGTGAATCTTCTTCGAGTTCATCTACTGAAGGGGAGGAAGACTTATTTGTGTCAACTGGTGAAAACCACCAGAACAATACAGCTGTTCCTTCAG GGAGTATTGATGAAGATGTTGTTGTGATTGAAGCATCCTCCACTCCCCAGGTCACTgctaatgaagaaataaatgttaccTCAACAGATAGTGAAGTGGAGATCGTCACAGTTGGTGAGAGCTACAG GTCTCGTTCAACGCTTGGGCACTCAAGATCACACTGGGGACAAAGCTCTAGTTCTCATGCTGCACGGCCTCAAGAGCAGCGGAACCGCAGCAGGATTTCCACAGTCATACAGCCACTCAGGCAGAACGCAGCAGAAGTCGTGGACCTTACGGTGGATGAGGATG AGCCGACAGTTGTGCCAACCACATCAGCTAGGGTGGAGCCCCAGGTTGTGAGTTCTGCTTCCAGTAACAGTTCTAGTACGTCTACCTCAGAGCAGGCCTCTGATGCAGCTCCAAACGTCTCCAACAGCCAGCCCTCTGCAGCACCAGAGACAACTTCTAGTCTTCCGAATAGCAGCATTGCTGGTTCTTCAGCTGGAG atgATACAAGAAGAACTGCATCTAATACGACACTGGAAACTGGCCCTCCGGCCATGCCACGGTTACCATCTTGCTGCCCTCAGCATTCTCCATGTGGAGgatcttcacagaatcatcatGCATTGGGGCATCCGCATAcaagctgctttcagcagcatggCCACCActttcaccaccaccaccaccacaacccTCACCCAGCTGTTCCACTGTCTCCTTCATTCAGTGACTCCAGCTGCCCTGTTGAAAGGCCTCCTCCAGTGCCTGCCCCTTGTGGAGCAAGCAGCAGTTCTGGCACCAGTTACCATGACCAG CAGGCATTGCCAGTAGACTTGAGCAGCAATGGCATAAGAAGTCATGGAAGTGGTGCTTTTCATGGAACGTCTGCTTTTGACCCCTGCTGTCCTGGTTCTTCATCTCGAACTGCAATCTATGGGCATCAGGCTGGTGCTGGCCCAAGCCAATCAATAACGATAGATGGATATGGATCAAGTATGgttgcacagccccagccccaaccTCCTCCTCAGGCATCGCTTTCTTCCTGCCGGCATTATATGCACTCTCCCT ATGCTTCTTTGACCAGACCTCTTCACCATCAAGCTTCTGCATGTCCCCACTCTCATGGAAATCCTCCTCCACAGCCACAACCTCCGCCTCAAGTAGATTATGTTATTCCTCATCCAGTGCATCCCTTCCATCCTTCAATCTCCTCTCATGCATCTTCTCATCCAGTTCCACCTCCACCACCAACTCATCCTTTAGCCAGTGCAGCTGCTCCGATTCCACAGCATCTTCCCGCAGCACATCAGCCTATCTCCCATCACATCCCTGCAACAGCACCTCCAGCACAGAGGCTACATCCTCATGAAGTCATCCAGAGGATGGAGGTCCAGAGAAGAAGAATGATGCAACACCCAAC acgTGCTCATGAGAGGCCTCCTCCGCATCCTCACAGAATGCACCCAAATTACGGTCATGGGCATCACATTCACGTGCCTCAGACAATGTCTTCCCATCCTCGACAAGCTCCAGAGAGGTCTGCCTG GGAGCTGGGAATTGAAGCTGGTGTGACTGCAGCTACTTACCCTCCAGGGCCCTTGCATCCTCACTTGGCCCACTACCACGCACCTCCTCGACTTCATCATTTGCAAATAGGGGCTCTTCCCCTAATG GTACCAGACATGGCGGGCTATCCTCACATCCGTTACATTTCATCGGGATTGGATGGAACATCATTCAGAGGCCCTTTCAGGGGCAATTTTGAG GAGCTGATTCACTTGGAGGAACGATTAGGCAATGTAAATCGTGGAGCAACACAGGGAACTATAGAAAGATGCACATATCCCCATAAATACAAAAAG GTAACAACTGATTGGTTCTCACAGAGGAAACTGCACTGCAAGCaagatggggaggaaggaacagaagaagACACAGAGGAAAAGTGTACCATCTGCTTATCTATATTAGAGGAAGGTGAAGATGTCAG GCGACTTCCATGTATGCACCTTTTCCACCAAGTATGTGTAGATCAGTGGCTGATTACTAACAAGAAGTGCCCCATTTGTAGAGTGGACATTGAGGCTCAACTGCCAAGTGAAAGTTGA
- the RNF111 gene encoding E3 ubiquitin-protein ligase Arkadia isoform X7, which yields MSKWTPECNIVYTLKADMKSEVPSDAPKRQESLKGILLNPEPIGAAKSFPAEVEMIASKVGNEFSHLCGDSQKQKEMNGNRTDPDKSIVVRKKRKSQQAGPSYTQNCPDKENQGILGLRQHLETQSEDNDSSFSDCISSPSSSLHFGDSDTVTSEEEKDAPVRHPQAVLNTTSRTHSARSQKWPRTEADSVPGLLMKRPCFHSSSLRRLPYRKRFVKTSSSQRTQNQKERILMQRKKREVLARRKYALLPSSSSSSENDLSSESSSSSSTEGEEDLFVSTGENHQNNTAVPSGSIDEDVVVIEASSTPQVTANEEINVTSTDSEVEIVTVGESYRSRSTLGHSRSHWGQSSSSHAARPQEQRNRSRISTVIQPLRQNAAEVVDLTVDEDEPTVVPTTSARVEPQVVSSASSNSSSTSTSEQASDAAPNVSNSQPSAAPETTSSLPNSSIAGSSAGDDTRRTASNTTLETGPPAMPRLPSCCPQHSPCGGSSQNHHALGHPHTSCFQQHGHHFHHHHHHNPHPAVPLSPSFSDSSCPVERPPPVPAPCGASSSSGTSYHDQQALPVDLSSNGIRSHGSGAFHGTSAFDPCCPGSSSRTAIYGHQAGAGPSQSITIDGYGSSMVAQPQPQPPPQASLSSCRHYMHSPYASLTRPLHHQASACPHSHGNPPPQPQPPPQVDYVIPHPVHPFHPSISSHASSHPVPPPPPTHPLASAAAPIPQHLPAAHQPISHHIPATAPPAQRLHPHEVIQRMEVQRRRMMQHPTRAHERPPPHPHRMHPNYGHGHHIHVPQTMSSHPRQAPERSAWELGIEAGVTAATYPPGPLHPHLAHYHAPPRLHHLQIGALPLMVPDMAGYPHIRYISSGLDGTSFRGPFRGNFEELIHLEERLGNVNRGATQGTIERCTYPHKYKKVTTDWFSQRKLHCKQDGEEGTEEDTEEKCTICLSILEEGEDVRRLPCMHLFHQVCVDQWLITNKKCPICRVDIEAQLPSES from the exons ATGTCTAAATGGACTCCTGAATGTAATATAGTTTATACTCTAAAAGCGGATATGAAGAGTGAAGTTCCTTCTGATGCGCCAAAGAGACAGGAGAGTCTGAAGGGGATCCTCTTGAACCCTGAGCCTATTGGGGCAGCCAAAAGCTTCCCTGCAGAAGTTGAGATGATTGCCAGTAAAGTAGGGAATGAGTTCTCTCACTTATGTGGTGATTctcaaaagcagaaggaaatgaatggCAACCGTACAGACCCAGACAAAAGTATTGTGGTGCGAAAAAAAcgcaagagccagcaggctggtcCTTCATATACTCAAAATTGTCCTGATAAAGAAAACCAAGGCATCTTAGGATTAAGACAGCATCTAGAAACACAGAGTGAAGACAATGACTCTTCTTTTAGTGACTGTATCTCTTCACCTTCATCCAGCCTACATTTTGGAGACTCTGACACAGTAacatctgaagaagaaaaagatgctcCTGTAAGACACCCTCAGGCAGTGTTGAATACTACAAGTAGAACTCATAGTGCAAGGTCACAAAAGTGGCCTCGGACTGAGGCAGACTCTGTACCTGGGTTATTAATGAAAAGGCCCTGTTTTCACAGCAGTTCTTTGAGAAGACTTCCATATAGAAAGAGATTTGTGAAAACCAGTTCCTCACAGCGGACACAGAACCAAAAAGAACGAATTttaatgcagaggaaaaaacgGGAAGTGTTAGCTCGAAGAAAGTATGCTTTACTACCCAGCTCTAGCAGTTCAAGTGAGAATGATCTCAGTAGTGAATCTTCTTCGAGTTCATCTACTGAAGGGGAGGAAGACTTATTTGTGTCAACTGGTGAAAACCACCAGAACAATACAGCTGTTCCTTCAG GGAGTATTGATGAAGATGTTGTTGTGATTGAAGCATCCTCCACTCCCCAGGTCACTgctaatgaagaaataaatgttaccTCAACAGATAGTGAAGTGGAGATCGTCACAGTTGGTGAGAGCTACAG GTCTCGTTCAACGCTTGGGCACTCAAGATCACACTGGGGACAAAGCTCTAGTTCTCATGCTGCACGGCCTCAAGAGCAGCGGAACCGCAGCAGGATTTCCACAGTCATACAGCCACTCAGGCAGAACGCAGCAGAAGTCGTGGACCTTACGGTGGATGAGGATG AGCCGACAGTTGTGCCAACCACATCAGCTAGGGTGGAGCCCCAGGTTGTGAGTTCTGCTTCCAGTAACAGTTCTAGTACGTCTACCTCAGAGCAGGCCTCTGATGCAGCTCCAAACGTCTCCAACAGCCAGCCCTCTGCAGCACCAGAGACAACTTCTAGTCTTCCGAATAGCAGCATTGCTGGTTCTTCAGCTGGAG atgATACAAGAAGAACTGCATCTAATACGACACTGGAAACTGGCCCTCCGGCCATGCCACGGTTACCATCTTGCTGCCCTCAGCATTCTCCATGTGGAGgatcttcacagaatcatcatGCATTGGGGCATCCGCATAcaagctgctttcagcagcatggCCACCActttcaccaccaccaccaccacaacccTCACCCAGCTGTTCCACTGTCTCCTTCATTCAGTGACTCCAGCTGCCCTGTTGAAAGGCCTCCTCCAGTGCCTGCCCCTTGTGGAGCAAGCAGCAGTTCTGGCACCAGTTACCATGACCAG CAGGCATTGCCAGTAGACTTGAGCAGCAATGGCATAAGAAGTCATGGAAGTGGTGCTTTTCATGGAACGTCTGCTTTTGACCCCTGCTGTCCTGGTTCTTCATCTCGAACTGCAATCTATGGGCATCAGGCTGGTGCTGGCCCAAGCCAATCAATAACGATAGATGGATATGGATCAAGTATGgttgcacagccccagccccaaccTCCTCCTCAGGCATCGCTTTCTTCCTGCCGGCATTATATGCACTCTCCCT ATGCTTCTTTGACCAGACCTCTTCACCATCAAGCTTCTGCATGTCCCCACTCTCATGGAAATCCTCCTCCACAGCCACAACCTCCGCCTCAAGTAGATTATGTTATTCCTCATCCAGTGCATCCCTTCCATCCTTCAATCTCCTCTCATGCATCTTCTCATCCAGTTCCACCTCCACCACCAACTCATCCTTTAGCCAGTGCAGCTGCTCCGATTCCACAGCATCTTCCCGCAGCACATCAGCCTATCTCCCATCACATCCCTGCAACAGCACCTCCAGCACAGAGGCTACATCCTCATGAAGTCATCCAGAGGATGGAGGTCCAGAGAAGAAGAATGATGCAACACCCAAC acgTGCTCATGAGAGGCCTCCTCCGCATCCTCACAGAATGCACCCAAATTACGGTCATGGGCATCACATTCACGTGCCTCAGACAATGTCTTCCCATCCTCGACAAGCTCCAGAGAGGTCTGCCTG GGAGCTGGGAATTGAAGCTGGTGTGACTGCAGCTACTTACCCTCCAGGGCCCTTGCATCCTCACTTGGCCCACTACCACGCACCTCCTCGACTTCATCATTTGCAAATAGGGGCTCTTCCCCTAATG GTACCAGACATGGCGGGCTATCCTCACATCCGTTACATTTCATCGGGATTGGATGGAACATCATTCAGAGGCCCTTTCAGGGGCAATTTTGAG GAGCTGATTCACTTGGAGGAACGATTAGGCAATGTAAATCGTGGAGCAACACAGGGAACTATAGAAAGATGCACATATCCCCATAAATACAAAAAG GTAACAACTGATTGGTTCTCACAGAGGAAACTGCACTGCAAGCaagatggggaggaaggaacagaagaagACACAGAGGAAAAGTGTACCATCTGCTTATCTATATTAGAGGAAGGTGAAGATGTCAG GCGACTTCCATGTATGCACCTTTTCCACCAAGTATGTGTAGATCAGTGGCTGATTACTAACAAGAAGTGCCCCATTTGTAGAGTGGACATTGAGGCTCAACTGCCAAGTGAAAGTTGA